A part of Desulfomicrobium baculatum DSM 4028 genomic DNA contains:
- a CDS encoding VPLPA-CTERM sorting domain-containing protein, translating into MKKHLSAILCSLVLVCWSSGALASIDLNYAFTSDNFVTNFSLIGPNGFVQNFGSKETNWWVPLSDTYSGLLAGTTYILQWEVVNGYNIDDPKTEAQGAGPMAFLGQFSVTGVGEYLSSNSAIWSVNGAAPISYGVLSSTGTWASGYNSLKDSFNQAAEWIGDVPLSASSPASMTVRATFTTAPVPIPGAALLLGSAILGLVGIRRRQLV; encoded by the coding sequence ATGAAGAAGCATCTTTCCGCGATTCTTTGCAGCCTGGTCCTTGTTTGCTGGTCCTCTGGGGCTTTGGCTTCTATCGACCTCAACTATGCGTTTACATCGGACAATTTTGTTACCAACTTTTCATTGATTGGTCCGAATGGTTTCGTTCAGAACTTTGGGTCTAAAGAAACCAACTGGTGGGTGCCATTGAGTGATACCTACAGCGGGCTTTTGGCCGGGACAACATACATCCTGCAGTGGGAAGTTGTTAACGGTTATAATATTGATGATCCGAAAACAGAAGCACAGGGTGCTGGCCCAATGGCATTCCTCGGCCAGTTTTCCGTGACCGGTGTGGGCGAGTATCTGAGTAGTAACTCGGCCATCTGGTCGGTTAATGGCGCTGCCCCCATTTCCTATGGAGTACTTAGTAGCACTGGTACCTGGGCTAGCGGATACAATTCTTTAAAAGATTCCTTCAATCAGGCTGCCGAGTGGATTGGGGACGTTCCCCTTTCAGCATCAAGCCCGGCCAGCATGACCGTCAGAGCAACATTCACTACCGCGCCCGTCCCAATTCCAGGTGCAGCCCTGCTCCTTGGCTCCGCCATTCTGGGACTGGTCGGCATACGGCGTAGGCAATTGGTCTGA
- a CDS encoding type II toxin-antitoxin system Phd/YefM family antitoxin: protein MLQTTYTDARANFASLCDEVTENQEIVIIRRRKGQSVAMIDAAELQSLVESAHLMRSPKNAERLLAALDRALKGQGTASDIDRLKTEVGLAE, encoded by the coding sequence ATGCTGCAAACTACATACACTGATGCCCGCGCCAATTTCGCCAGCTTGTGCGATGAAGTGACTGAAAACCAGGAAATAGTCATCATCCGCCGTCGCAAAGGCCAAAGCGTGGCCATGATCGACGCGGCCGAGTTGCAAAGTTTGGTCGAAAGTGCGCATCTCATGCGCTCGCCGAAAAACGCCGAGCGACTGCTGGCGGCCCTGGACAGGGCGCTCAAGGGCCAGGGCACGGCCTCGGACATTGACCGGTTGAAGACTGAGGTTGGCCTTGCGGAATAA
- a CDS encoding type II toxin-antitoxin system VapC family toxin, producing the protein MKLLLDTHMLLWAAAGTLPGKAESLVGDVSNTLYFSSVSIWEIGIKKSLGRSDFRVDPEVLRRGLLDNQYNELCITSLHALAVNDLPMLHKDPFDRMLLAQAKSEGISLLTSDSIMRDYPGPVLFVPKMA; encoded by the coding sequence GTGAAGCTGCTCCTCGACACGCACATGCTGCTGTGGGCGGCGGCAGGCACATTGCCCGGCAAAGCCGAAAGTCTGGTCGGCGACGTAAGCAACACGCTGTATTTCAGCTCTGTCAGCATCTGGGAGATCGGGATCAAGAAAAGCCTTGGCAGGAGCGATTTTCGGGTCGACCCGGAAGTGTTGCGGCGCGGCCTGCTGGACAACCAGTACAATGAGCTGTGCATCACAAGCCTGCACGCCCTTGCGGTCAATGATCTGCCGATGCTTCACAAGGACCCCTTCGACAGGATGCTGCTGGCCCAGGCCAAAAGCGAGGGAATATCCCTGCTGACATCGGACAGCATCATGCGCGACTACCCCGGTCCGGTGTTGTTTGTGCCGAAGATGGCGTGA
- a CDS encoding glycosyltransferase family 2 protein: MPDISIITATYNSATLVSSCLTSVQSQTTSAQHIIIDGGSKDATLETVRSFPHVAKVVSETDHGIYDAMNKGIALATGDVIGILNSDDFYADNQVLERVSDVFTDPSVDSCYGDLQYVTPDATKVVRHWRAGQMHERSFYWGWMPPHPTFFVRRSVYERFGLFNLNLGSAADYELMLRFLVKNRITTSYIPHVLVKMRTGGASNASLKNRLKANAMDRKAWSVNGLKPYPWTIIAKPLRKVGQFF; the protein is encoded by the coding sequence GTGCCTGACATTTCCATCATCACCGCTACCTACAACAGCGCCACCCTCGTCTCCTCCTGTCTAACCAGCGTGCAATCCCAAACCACCTCCGCCCAGCACATCATCATCGACGGCGGCTCCAAGGATGCCACCCTGGAAACAGTCCGCTCTTTCCCTCACGTTGCCAAAGTGGTCTCCGAAACCGACCACGGCATCTACGACGCCATGAACAAGGGTATCGCCCTGGCCACGGGTGACGTTATCGGCATCCTCAATTCCGACGATTTTTACGCTGACAACCAGGTCCTTGAGCGCGTGTCCGATGTCTTTACCGACCCATCCGTGGATTCATGCTATGGGGATTTGCAGTACGTGACTCCTGATGCCACCAAGGTGGTGCGGCACTGGAGGGCAGGGCAGATGCATGAACGCAGCTTCTACTGGGGTTGGATGCCACCGCACCCAACTTTCTTTGTTCGCCGAAGCGTGTACGAACGATTCGGCCTCTTCAACCTGAACCTCGGTTCGGCAGCGGACTATGAACTAATGCTGCGCTTTCTGGTCAAAAACAGGATAACCACCTCCTATATTCCGCACGTCTTGGTCAAAATGCGAACAGGAGGGGCCAGCAACGCGAGCCTTAAAAACCGCCTCAAAGCCAACGCCATGGATCGCAAGGCCTGGTCCGTTAACGGCCTTAAGCCTTATCCGTGGACGATCATAGCTAAACCGCTGCGGAAGGTTGGGCAATTTTTTTGA
- a CDS encoding CopG family ribbon-helix-helix protein, with protein sequence MSTAETVSTSFRASKDKIERIDAIATSMGRSRNWLLNKALDDILEHQAWFEVEVQKGIAAADKGEFASPEEVTAIFNKYGA encoded by the coding sequence ATGAGCACCGCAGAAACCGTATCCACCAGTTTTCGTGCATCAAAAGACAAAATTGAGCGTATCGACGCTATCGCCACGTCCATGGGCAGAAGCCGTAACTGGCTGCTGAACAAAGCTCTGGACGACATCCTGGAGCATCAGGCCTGGTTTGAGGTGGAGGTCCAAAAAGGCATTGCGGCCGCCGATAAAGGCGAGTTCGCTTCCCCGGAGGAAGTGACGGCAATCTTCAATAAATACGGGGCGTAA
- the vapC gene encoding type II toxin-antitoxin system VapC family toxin, whose product MIVADTSAWIDYFRGVIAPHTEVLDRELSRSRIIIGDLIMTELLQGFSGEKDFQMARQLMESLEYRDLVGRDVAIAAAQNYRILRRKGITVRKTIDVLIATFCIENGFDLIHNDRDFDPMEHVLGLKVVRE is encoded by the coding sequence ATGATTGTCGCGGATACCTCTGCCTGGATCGATTACTTCCGTGGGGTCATCGCTCCGCACACGGAGGTGCTGGATCGTGAGCTTTCCAGATCGCGCATCATTATCGGTGACCTGATCATGACCGAACTTCTTCAAGGATTCAGTGGGGAAAAAGATTTTCAGATGGCCAGGCAACTCATGGAGAGCCTGGAATACAGGGATCTTGTCGGTAGAGACGTGGCAATCGCAGCGGCACAGAACTATCGCATCTTACGCAGGAAAGGCATCACGGTACGCAAGACCATCGATGTTCTTATCGCGACATTTTGCATTGAGAATGGCTTTGACCTTATCCACAACGACAGGGATTTTGATCCGATGGAACATGTGCTGGGTTTGAAAGTAGTACGGGAATAA
- a CDS encoding Txe/YoeB family addiction module toxin encodes MNSEWMGGPLSLPFPAAFPHAVFGTNNTGPELVEAVMREPFQGIGKPEPLKYLAPGVWSRRVTQEHRLVYVVRDDRVDFLQARYHY; translated from the coding sequence GTGAACAGTGAATGGATGGGAGGGCCTTTATCGCTGCCTTTCCCCGCTGCCTTCCCTCACGCCGTCTTCGGCACAAACAACACCGGACCGGAACTGGTCGAGGCCGTCATGCGCGAGCCCTTCCAAGGCATCGGCAAACCCGAACCCCTCAAATACCTCGCCCCCGGCGTCTGGTCGCGACGCGTCACCCAGGAACACCGATTGGTGTACGTGGTGCGGGATGATCGGGTGGATTTTTTGCAGGCGCGGTATCATTATTGA
- the mazF gene encoding endoribonuclease MazF, producing the protein MYVPDRGHAVWMNFTPQAGHEQAGHRPALVISPASYNGRTGLLLCCPITSQIKGYPFEVRIEGNPLISGVALADQITNLDWRVRGVKFVASVDESVLEEVVAKFEALLRGE; encoded by the coding sequence ATGTACGTCCCCGATCGCGGCCATGCCGTATGGATGAATTTCACCCCCCAGGCCGGACATGAACAGGCGGGCCATCGCCCGGCGCTGGTGATCTCGCCCGCTTCGTATAACGGGCGGACAGGGCTGTTGCTGTGCTGCCCAATCACGAGCCAGATCAAGGGCTACCCTTTCGAGGTCCGGATTGAAGGCAACCCATTGATCTCGGGTGTTGCGCTGGCGGATCAGATCACGAATCTGGATTGGCGGGTGCGGGGGGTCAAGTTCGTAGCCTCGGTGGACGAGTCTGTGCTCGAAGAGGTTGTCGCCAAGTTTGAGGCGTTGCTGAGGGGGGAATAG
- a CDS encoding Coenzyme F420 hydrogenase/dehydrogenase, beta subunit C-terminal domain translates to MSTPILCPSDYCTGCEACRNICPEQCITMVADYAGFLRPVIDADRCVGCLLCEKSCPVLLKPKLDNLSDPHTFACWHKNDEVRARSSSGGAFSALAKYVLNEDGFVFGAAYDENLYVRHICIEKINDLDLLRRSKYVQSEIGSSFRQVKDYLKSKRFVLFVGAPCQIAGLISFLGKKYDNLLTIDFVCHGVPSPLVLSSYIKFISNKYKTIFIDLNFRDKRNGWENNAVIATNEYKKEYHLKGSANSYFNGFISNTFLRDSCYQCPFIGMPRYGDITLGDFWGIQRDKTISQNEIDKGISLLLLNNESVYGKIRFPLEDLVSFEKDFKDASAGNSPVFTPAFLPETRGNFFEELKFKNYDEVASKYLNPPLKRRLTQFIKDNFGSIIISKLRKAKSIIK, encoded by the coding sequence ATGAGCACTCCAATTCTTTGCCCATCAGACTATTGTACTGGATGCGAGGCTTGCAGAAATATTTGTCCGGAACAATGTATAACTATGGTTGCTGATTACGCAGGGTTTTTAAGGCCTGTCATTGATGCGGATAGATGTGTTGGTTGTTTGCTTTGTGAAAAAAGTTGCCCTGTTTTACTTAAACCCAAATTGGATAATTTAAGCGATCCGCACACTTTTGCCTGTTGGCACAAAAATGATGAAGTCCGAGCCAGAAGTTCTTCTGGAGGTGCCTTTTCTGCACTAGCTAAATATGTGCTAAATGAAGATGGTTTTGTTTTTGGCGCTGCATATGACGAAAATTTATATGTTCGTCATATTTGTATTGAAAAAATCAATGATTTAGATTTGTTGCGTCGATCTAAATATGTTCAAAGTGAGATAGGAAGTTCGTTTCGGCAAGTCAAAGACTATTTAAAATCTAAACGTTTTGTTTTATTTGTTGGCGCTCCATGTCAAATTGCGGGGTTAATTTCTTTTTTGGGAAAAAAATATGATAATCTTTTAACTATTGACTTCGTATGTCATGGTGTTCCGTCACCTTTGGTGTTAAGTTCATACATAAAATTTATATCAAATAAATATAAAACAATTTTTATTGATTTAAACTTTCGTGACAAGAGAAATGGTTGGGAAAATAACGCAGTCATTGCTACTAATGAATACAAAAAAGAATATCATTTAAAAGGTAGTGCAAATTCATATTTTAATGGATTTATTTCAAATACTTTTTTAAGAGATTCGTGTTATCAATGTCCATTTATTGGAATGCCTCGTTATGGAGATATCACTTTAGGTGATTTTTGGGGTATACAACGAGATAAGACAATCTCTCAAAATGAAATTGATAAGGGTATATCTCTCTTGCTCTTAAATAATGAGAGCGTTTACGGTAAGATTAGATTTCCTCTTGAAGATCTTGTTTCTTTCGAAAAAGATTTTAAGGATGCATCTGCAGGAAATAGTCCTGTTTTTACTCCTGCATTTCTTCCAGAAACTAGGGGTAATTTTTTTGAAGAATTAAAATTCAAAAATTATGATGAGGTAGCTTCTAAATATTTGAACCCACCTTTGAAACGGCGACTGACCCAATTTATTAAAGATAATTTTGGGTCGATAATTATTTCTAAATTAAGAAAGGCAAAGAGTATTATAAAATAA
- a CDS encoding excalibur calcium-binding domain-containing protein — translation MKNVILLIICTAIFGYHFFLKDREFPPEPSPAMSAAAPAAPQKFQCDGRTHCSQMTSCEEAQFFLDNCPGTAMDGDNDGIPCEKQWCW, via the coding sequence ATGAAAAACGTGATTCTTCTCATCATTTGCACGGCCATATTCGGATACCATTTTTTTTTAAAAGACCGTGAGTTTCCACCTGAGCCATCGCCCGCAATGTCCGCCGCTGCACCCGCCGCACCGCAGAAATTCCAATGCGACGGCAGAACCCACTGCTCACAGATGACATCGTGTGAGGAAGCGCAATTCTTCCTCGACAATTGCCCGGGCACAGCCATGGACGGTGACAATGACGGTATTCCTTGTGAGAAACAGTGGTGCTGGTAG
- a CDS encoding AbrB/MazE/SpoVT family DNA-binding domain-containing protein: MEAKTVKWGNSLALRIPNSIVKDCGLSENSLVDISFRKGEIVIKPMRGRYALSELLAGITPENVHGEAFMDEPVGQELL; encoded by the coding sequence ATGGAAGCCAAAACCGTCAAATGGGGCAACAGTCTGGCCCTCAGAATACCAAACTCCATCGTCAAGGATTGTGGTCTTTCCGAGAATTCGCTCGTCGATATCTCATTTAGAAAGGGCGAGATCGTTATCAAACCCATGCGCGGGAGGTACGCGCTCAGCGAGTTGCTGGCCGGGATAACCCCGGAGAATGTCCATGGCGAGGCCTTCATGGACGAGCCCGTGGGCCAGGAGCTGCTGTAA
- a CDS encoding acetyltransferase, whose translation MTSHKYLYPKYENKLNFPNKFSRLIWNFVYIFFFRPFSFPLFNGWRIFLLRLFGAKIGSGCKIHASAKFWAPWNFEVGHRTAIASGVNCYNPGKIIIGNKVAISQYTFLCTATHDYTSRKYPLVTKTITIHDWCWVAADAFISPGITIGQGSIVGARAVVTKDVAPWTVVAGNPAKFIKNRVFKD comes from the coding sequence ATGACGAGTCATAAATATTTATATCCTAAATATGAAAATAAATTAAATTTTCCAAATAAATTTTCACGTCTTATTTGGAATTTTGTTTACATATTTTTTTTTAGACCATTTTCTTTTCCTCTTTTTAATGGTTGGAGAATATTTCTTTTGCGATTATTTGGCGCTAAAATTGGTTCGGGATGTAAAATTCATGCTTCAGCAAAATTCTGGGCTCCATGGAATTTTGAAGTTGGACATCGTACAGCTATTGCTTCCGGTGTAAATTGCTACAATCCAGGAAAAATAATTATTGGTAATAAAGTGGCTATTTCCCAATATACTTTTTTATGTACTGCAACTCATGATTACACATCTCGTAAATATCCTCTTGTCACTAAGACTATTACAATTCATGATTGGTGTTGGGTTGCTGCAGATGCTTTTATCTCTCCAGGAATAACTATTGGTCAAGGTTCAATTGTTGGCGCTCGTGCCGTTGTCACAAAGGATGTTGCCCCTTGGACTGTCGTTGCTGGCAATCCGGCAAAGTTTATCAAAAATCGTGTCTTCAAGGATTGA
- a CDS encoding type II toxin-antitoxin system VapB family antitoxin has protein sequence MRTNIVIDDQLMGQALELSGLNTKKEAVEAGLRLLIAMKKQESIRQFRGKLTWVGDLDAMRKDS, from the coding sequence ATGCGTACCAATATTGTCATTGATGACCAGTTGATGGGTCAGGCCTTGGAACTCTCTGGACTCAACACCAAGAAGGAGGCGGTAGAGGCAGGCCTGCGCCTGCTGATTGCCATGAAGAAGCAGGAGTCCATCCGGCAGTTTCGGGGCAAGCTGACGTGGGTGGGGGATCTTGACGCCATGAGAAAAGATTCATGA
- a CDS encoding Fic family protein, which translates to MIKTESVDSMEPMLPPDGSRKLENLAFDLATKASGLASQVQPTVRESVGNLVRSMNCYYSNLIEGHDTHPRDIDRALAHADYSSDPRRRSLQKEAVAHIEVQQMIDSGEDLRIEPTSAEYIAWLHNEFCKRLPEEMLWIENPDTRESIQIKGGILRDGWVQVGKHIPPNAEDLPRFLNRFAEAYNSNKLSRQSQIIAVGAAHHRLLWIHPFFDGNGRVTRLMSHASLQRCGVGSSLWSVARGLARNVHDYKALLMSADSQRRSDFDGRGTLSTKTLTEFCEFFLSICIDQVDYMASLLEPNDFLRRMRLHIEDEIAVGSLPKGSFHLLREAWLTGEVQRGRAPEITSYGERMARSVVSSLIKKGYLKSQTPRSPLFLAFPLDAVERWFPRLYPQNKV; encoded by the coding sequence ATGATTAAAACAGAAAGTGTTGACTCTATGGAACCGATGCTTCCGCCAGACGGAAGCCGCAAGCTGGAAAACCTTGCCTTTGATCTTGCAACCAAGGCTTCCGGCTTGGCAAGCCAGGTGCAGCCAACAGTCCGCGAGAGCGTCGGAAACCTCGTACGCTCAATGAACTGCTACTATTCCAATCTCATCGAGGGTCACGACACACATCCGCGTGACATCGACCGCGCTCTTGCTCATGCTGACTATTCAAGCGACCCGCGAAGGCGAAGTCTACAAAAAGAAGCAGTCGCCCATATTGAGGTCCAACAAATGATCGACAGCGGCGAGGATTTGCGCATTGAACCGACAAGTGCTGAATATATCGCATGGCTGCACAATGAGTTTTGCAAACGACTGCCGGAAGAAATGCTCTGGATCGAGAATCCAGACACAAGAGAGTCTATTCAGATTAAAGGGGGAATCTTGCGGGACGGATGGGTTCAGGTTGGAAAGCATATTCCGCCTAACGCTGAGGATTTGCCGCGCTTTCTCAACCGCTTTGCCGAGGCTTACAACAGCAATAAACTTTCTCGCCAAAGTCAGATTATTGCTGTTGGTGCTGCTCATCATCGTTTGCTGTGGATTCATCCTTTCTTTGATGGAAACGGGCGCGTGACGCGTCTCATGTCTCATGCTTCGCTTCAACGGTGCGGGGTTGGAAGCAGTCTTTGGTCTGTGGCGCGAGGGCTTGCCCGCAACGTGCATGACTACAAAGCTTTGCTCATGTCTGCCGATAGCCAGCGTCGAAGCGACTTTGACGGGAGAGGAACATTATCCACCAAAACTCTAACCGAGTTTTGCGAATTTTTTTTGTCGATCTGCATAGACCAAGTAGATTACATGGCCTCGCTCTTGGAACCAAACGATTTCCTTCGCAGAATGCGCTTGCATATCGAAGATGAAATAGCTGTCGGATCTTTGCCCAAGGGTTCTTTTCATCTGCTGCGCGAGGCGTGGCTTACAGGAGAGGTGCAGAGAGGGCGCGCCCCTGAGATCACGAGCTATGGGGAGCGCATGGCCCGCAGTGTCGTCTCATCCCTCATCAAGAAGGGTTATCTTAAATCGCAGACTCCCCGATCTCCCCTATTCCTCGCATTTCCTCTGGATGCCGTTGAAAGGTGGTTCCCAAGATTGTATCCGCAAAACAAGGTTTGA
- a CDS encoding glycosyltransferase family 2 protein yields the protein MASNISFLILTQNEEKNLSNALTSCTFADQVFVLDSGSTDSTQRIAEEAGTTFVFHSWEGYARQKNWGLDNLPFTSDWVFILDADESITDELREELIRIASDPDNTTAGYYVNRYFVWVGQEIRHCGYYPSWNLRFFRRGMARYEERDVHEHMIVDGPVGYLRGEMHHEDRRGRDFLWQKHLRYADLEAREMVKTVLQSSTAGLKPSFFGNALERRRAIKERIWPYLPCRWLLRFLYMYVFKRGFLDGRAGLDMCLFMTRYEREIAKRFKELKAEMLRA from the coding sequence GTGGCATCCAATATTTCTTTTTTAATCCTTACACAAAACGAAGAAAAGAATCTTTCCAATGCCCTCACCAGCTGCACTTTTGCCGATCAAGTGTTCGTGCTCGACTCTGGCTCCACAGACTCGACTCAGCGTATCGCCGAGGAAGCCGGGACAACATTCGTTTTCCATTCATGGGAAGGGTATGCCCGCCAAAAAAATTGGGGCTTGGATAATTTGCCATTTACTTCCGACTGGGTTTTTATTCTCGATGCCGATGAATCCATCACTGACGAGCTCCGTGAAGAGTTGATCCGCATCGCATCCGACCCCGACAATACAACGGCAGGTTACTATGTGAACCGATACTTTGTTTGGGTAGGGCAAGAGATCAGGCATTGCGGCTATTACCCATCCTGGAATCTGCGTTTTTTTCGTCGAGGCATGGCGCGTTACGAAGAGCGGGACGTTCATGAACACATGATCGTTGACGGTCCGGTTGGCTATCTTCGCGGTGAAATGCATCATGAAGACAGGCGGGGCAGGGATTTTTTGTGGCAAAAGCATTTGCGCTATGCGGACCTTGAAGCTCGTGAAATGGTCAAGACGGTTTTGCAGAGTTCTACTGCGGGCTTGAAGCCTTCTTTTTTTGGCAATGCGCTGGAGCGCCGCCGGGCTATCAAGGAGCGGATCTGGCCTTATCTGCCGTGCCGCTGGTTGCTGCGCTTTCTCTATATGTACGTTTTCAAGCGCGGTTTTCTGGACGGCAGGGCAGGGCTGGACATGTGCCTGTTCATGACCCGGTATGAAAGAGAGATCGCCAAAAGATTCAAAGAACTCAAAGCCGAGATGCTCCGTGCCTGA
- a CDS encoding type II toxin-antitoxin system Phd/YefM family antitoxin yields the protein MHQVNIHDAKTNLSRLIEQAVNGEPFIIAKSGKPMVTVTAFSPPPDPAKRIGFLQGMIEVPDDFDSMGKEEIQSLFEGAR from the coding sequence ATGCACCAGGTGAACATTCATGATGCCAAGACGAATCTGTCCCGCCTGATCGAGCAGGCTGTGAACGGTGAGCCTTTTATCATCGCCAAGTCCGGCAAGCCCATGGTCACCGTGACGGCATTTTCTCCGCCGCCTGATCCGGCAAAACGGATCGGGTTTTTGCAGGGCATGATTGAAGTCCCTGACGATTTTGATTCCATGGGCAAGGAAGAGATCCAGAGCCTGTTTGAAGGTGCCAGGTGA
- a CDS encoding Txe/YoeB family addiction module toxin yields MRNKDRIAVFQPEFREDLRHWVQTDRRVGLRVLELVEAVMREPFQGIGKPEPLKYLAPGIWSRRITQEHRLVYVVRDDRVDFLQARYHY; encoded by the coding sequence TTGCGGAATAAGGACCGGATAGCGGTCTTCCAGCCCGAATTTCGCGAGGACCTGCGACACTGGGTCCAGACCGACCGCCGCGTCGGCCTGCGCGTCCTGGAACTGGTCGAGGCCGTCATGCGCGAGCCCTTCCAAGGCATCGGCAAACCCGAACCCCTCAAATACCTCGCCCCCGGCATCTGGTCGCGACGCATCACCCAGGAACACCGATTGGTGTACGTGGTGCGGGATGATCGGGTGGATTTTTTGCAGGCGCGGTATCATTATTGA
- a CDS encoding helix-turn-helix transcriptional regulator, with product MNGENPLRVWREYRCMTTATLAATVGVTPSAISQVETGKRGLSVDLLKKLSQTFQVDMDDLVD from the coding sequence CTGAACGGGGAGAATCCGCTTCGCGTCTGGCGTGAGTATCGCTGCATGACAACGGCAACCCTGGCCGCCACCGTCGGGGTCACACCTTCGGCCATTTCCCAAGTTGAAACTGGCAAGCGGGGCCTATCAGTGGACTTGCTCAAGAAACTTTCCCAAACGTTTCAGGTGGATATGGATGATCTTGTAGACTGA
- a CDS encoding type II toxin-antitoxin system RelE/ParE family toxin translates to MPRWTIPAAKDLGIVLEYIAADDAKAAHRVAQAIRTASERLDQFPQMGRSGAAVDTRELVVPGLPYGLVYREQGLAIHILRLLHTRQKWPEQG, encoded by the coding sequence ATGCCCAGATGGACGATACCCGCCGCAAAAGATCTGGGCATCGTGCTTGAATACATCGCCGCTGATGATGCAAAGGCCGCGCACCGAGTTGCCCAGGCGATCCGGACAGCCAGCGAACGTTTGGACCAGTTCCCCCAGATGGGTCGCAGTGGGGCCGCAGTGGACACTCGGGAACTTGTAGTGCCTGGCCTGCCCTATGGCCTCGTCTATCGTGAGCAAGGCCTGGCGATTCACATTTTAAGGCTCCTGCATACACGTCAAAAATGGCCTGAGCAGGGATAG